In Gemmatimonadaceae bacterium, the following are encoded in one genomic region:
- a CDS encoding DUF4331 family protein produces MSHRFLARRPLRAALVLAAGAVALTIARNVQASDHQDTPEVELNPRMDINDVYAFPGATPERIALVLTTSSPIAGTDASFDPNLLYQLKVDNTGDAIEDLVFQVTFDRGTGASQRYTVRGPVAPPMAGTKTMLATTGPVVTGTVGGTAGASTGLQAFAGVRADPFVIDLEQFFSIIPDRRPSTGPLSVQSGPPATAFRTPGVDFLKPFNTLAIAIELPKSALQSSTAADAKFGLWATISR; encoded by the coding sequence ATGTCACACAGGTTCCTCGCCCGTCGCCCGCTGCGCGCCGCGCTCGTGCTCGCGGCCGGCGCCGTCGCGCTGACCATCGCCCGCAACGTGCAGGCCTCCGACCACCAGGACACGCCTGAGGTCGAACTGAATCCACGCATGGACATCAACGATGTCTATGCCTTCCCCGGCGCGACGCCGGAGCGCATTGCGCTCGTGCTCACCACCTCGAGCCCGATTGCCGGCACCGATGCGTCATTCGACCCCAACCTCCTCTATCAGTTGAAGGTCGACAACACCGGCGACGCCATCGAGGACCTGGTGTTCCAGGTCACCTTCGACCGCGGCACCGGCGCCAGCCAGCGCTACACCGTGCGCGGCCCCGTCGCCCCGCCGATGGCCGGCACGAAGACGATGCTCGCGACCACCGGGCCCGTCGTCACCGGCACCGTGGGCGGCACGGCCGGCGCATCCACTGGCCTGCAGGCGTTCGCCGGTGTGCGCGCGGATCCCTTCGTGATCGACCTCGAACAGTTCTTCAGCATCATCCCCGATCGCCGGCCGTCCACCGGCCCGCTGTCGGTGCAGAGCGGTCCCCCCGCCACCGCCTTCCGCACGCCCGGCGTGGACTTCCTGAAGCCGTTCAACACCCTCGCCATCGCGATCGAGCTGCCGAAGTCCGCCCTGCAGTCCAGCACCGCCGCCGACGCGAAGTTCGGTCTCTGGGCCACCATCAGCCGCTGA
- a CDS encoding DNA/RNA non-specific endonuclease translates to MADPTTISDANGEWFELHNPGATAVSLTGFQVVSNNDPLVVTITGDVSIPAGGYVVLAKNTNNAVNGGLNAVFGLGAMNLANNLNDWLLVRDAGGATVDSVAWGAAPPAAASRAKRAMVIDCSPMNDARAWGNATTVYASGNRGTPNAANDVSGYTGVDLCGGGGVPGGPVASVAVTPNPSTVAIGATRAFTGTAKDAAGVTVTTTFTWASSDPAVASIDAASGVATGLRAGTTTITATAANGVSGTSVLTVAAAGEIATVTVGAATIPVGFQTQVFGTARDGTGATVLTTFTWSVDPADAARLSVDANGVITGLAAGTARVIATAPNGVSGGATVTIDVPVVADPAIYGNNTEFGTPTDASGADDFLIRRAQSTVSYNRNNGGPNWVSYNLDNGQFGAEDRCNCFTNDPAVIAAGFPVIKTSDYTNGGFDRGHMMRSADRTVTNFENATTFYLSNVVPQQADLNQGVWATQEIFIADLARVSNKELYIITGPAFTGPARYIKDEGKIRIPDFTWKIVVAMDRGKGVADVRNWDDVAAMQVIVVNMPNIAGIRTANWRDYQVTVDSLERLTGYDFLSALPDNFEAAIEAGDRPPVANISGPTSGVEGEVLAFNGLSSTDPDAGDVLTYRWTFSDGTTATGASVSKVFGDNGSVTARLTVTDRMGYEASSVQTVSISNAAPVATFGSTTGTTVAVNAGWLSQLRFTDAGLRDGPWRVRYDWGDGTAFNATLTTPPATTPLQRGKMWTKAGTYTVLVTVTDKDGGIATRTQTVTVTP, encoded by the coding sequence ATGGCTGATCCGACGACGATCTCGGATGCCAACGGCGAGTGGTTCGAGCTGCACAATCCTGGCGCCACCGCCGTCAGTCTCACCGGCTTCCAGGTGGTGTCGAACAACGATCCGCTCGTCGTGACGATCACCGGCGACGTGAGCATCCCCGCGGGCGGGTACGTGGTGCTCGCCAAGAACACGAACAACGCGGTGAACGGCGGGCTGAACGCCGTGTTCGGACTCGGCGCGATGAACCTGGCGAACAACCTGAACGACTGGCTGCTGGTGCGGGATGCCGGCGGTGCGACGGTGGACAGCGTGGCCTGGGGTGCCGCGCCGCCGGCGGCGGCGTCACGGGCCAAGCGTGCGATGGTGATCGACTGCAGCCCGATGAACGATGCGCGGGCGTGGGGAAATGCCACCACGGTCTACGCCTCCGGCAACCGCGGCACACCGAACGCAGCGAACGACGTGTCGGGCTACACCGGCGTCGATCTCTGCGGCGGTGGCGGCGTGCCGGGCGGTCCGGTGGCCAGTGTCGCGGTCACGCCGAACCCGTCCACCGTCGCCATCGGGGCAACGCGCGCCTTCACCGGCACGGCGAAGGATGCCGCCGGCGTGACCGTCACGACGACGTTCACCTGGGCGAGCAGCGATCCCGCGGTCGCCTCCATCGACGCCGCGAGCGGCGTGGCGACGGGGCTCCGCGCCGGCACGACGACGATCACGGCGACCGCGGCGAACGGCGTGAGCGGGACCAGCGTGCTCACCGTGGCGGCCGCGGGTGAGATCGCGACGGTCACGGTCGGCGCGGCCACGATCCCCGTCGGGTTCCAGACGCAGGTGTTCGGCACGGCGCGCGACGGCACGGGCGCGACGGTGCTCACCACGTTCACCTGGTCGGTCGACCCGGCGGACGCGGCGCGGCTCTCGGTCGATGCGAACGGCGTGATCACCGGCCTCGCGGCCGGCACCGCACGCGTGATCGCGACGGCCCCCAACGGCGTCAGCGGCGGGGCCACGGTCACCATCGACGTACCGGTGGTCGCAGACCCGGCGATCTACGGCAACAACACCGAGTTCGGCACGCCCACCGACGCCAGCGGCGCCGACGACTTCCTCATCCGGCGCGCGCAGTCCACGGTGAGCTACAACCGGAACAACGGCGGCCCGAACTGGGTGTCGTACAACCTGGACAACGGCCAGTTCGGTGCCGAGGACCGCTGCAACTGCTTCACCAACGACCCGGCCGTGATCGCCGCCGGCTTCCCGGTGATCAAGACCTCCGACTACACCAACGGCGGCTTCGATCGTGGCCACATGATGCGCTCGGCGGACCGCACGGTCACCAACTTCGAGAACGCGACCACGTTCTACCTGTCGAACGTCGTGCCGCAGCAGGCCGACCTGAACCAGGGCGTGTGGGCGACGCAGGAAATTTTCATCGCCGACCTCGCACGCGTCAGCAACAAGGAGCTCTACATCATCACCGGCCCCGCCTTCACCGGGCCGGCGCGCTACATCAAGGACGAGGGCAAGATCCGCATCCCCGACTTCACCTGGAAGATCGTGGTCGCGATGGACCGCGGGAAGGGCGTGGCTGACGTGCGGAACTGGGACGACGTCGCCGCAATGCAGGTGATCGTTGTGAACATGCCGAACATCGCCGGCATCCGGACCGCGAACTGGCGCGACTACCAGGTGACGGTGGACAGCCTCGAGCGCCTCACGGGGTACGACTTCCTCTCGGCGCTCCCGGACAACTTCGAGGCCGCCATCGAGGCCGGAGATCGCCCGCCAGTCGCGAACATCAGCGGGCCGACCAGCGGCGTCGAGGGTGAGGTGCTGGCGTTCAACGGGCTCAGCTCCACCGATCCCGATGCCGGCGACGTGCTCACCTACCGCTGGACGTTCAGCGACGGCACCACCGCCACCGGTGCCAGCGTATCGAAGGTCTTCGGTGACAACGGCAGCGTGACCGCGCGGCTCACGGTGACCGACCGGATGGGATACGAGGCCTCCTCGGTGCAGACAGTGAGCATCTCGAATGCCGCCCCGGTGGCGACCTTCGGATCGACCACCGGCACCACCGTGGCCGTGAACGCGGGCTGGCTCTCGCAGCTCCGCTTCACCGACGCCGGCCTGCGTGACGGGCCGTGGCGTGTCCGCTACGACTGGGGCGACGGCACGGCGTTCAACGCGACCCTCACCACGCCGCCTGCCACCACCCCGCTGCAGCGCGGCAAGATGTGGACGAAGGCCGGCACCTACACCGTGCTCGTCACGGTGACCGACAAGGATGGCGGCATCGCCACCCGTACCCAGACCGTGACGGTGACCCCATGA
- a CDS encoding fumarylacetoacetate hydrolase family protein, protein MRLIRWGAPGAERPGVLVDGVRRDCSALIADFTPQFFREDGPGRLRDAIAAGAALPEVPADARWAACIPRPGKVVCIGLNYRDHASEIGAKEPREPIIFLKASNCVVGPYDDVLIPRLSVKTDYEVELGIVIGRDVRYLASPADAPAHIAGWCIVHDVSEREFQVERGGQWTKGKSCDTFAPTGPWLATPDEVPDARALALTCDVNGERRQSGTTAQMIFDPFVVVHYLSQFMTLEAGDLVATGTPAGVGMAAKPPRFLSAGDVVELSVEGLGTQRQVLRPA, encoded by the coding sequence ATGCGACTCATCCGATGGGGCGCGCCCGGCGCCGAACGGCCCGGCGTGCTCGTCGACGGCGTCCGCCGCGATTGCTCGGCGCTCATCGCCGACTTCACGCCGCAGTTCTTTCGCGAGGACGGGCCCGGCCGGCTGCGTGACGCCATCGCAGCCGGCGCGGCGCTGCCGGAGGTGCCAGCCGACGCGCGCTGGGCGGCGTGCATCCCCCGGCCCGGCAAGGTGGTCTGCATCGGGTTGAACTACCGCGACCACGCGAGCGAGATCGGCGCGAAGGAGCCGCGGGAGCCGATCATCTTCCTGAAGGCGTCGAATTGCGTGGTGGGACCGTACGACGACGTGCTGATCCCGCGCCTGTCGGTGAAGACCGACTACGAGGTGGAACTCGGCATCGTGATCGGGCGTGACGTGCGCTACCTCGCGTCACCCGCCGATGCGCCGGCCCACATCGCCGGCTGGTGCATCGTGCACGACGTGTCGGAGCGGGAGTTCCAGGTGGAGCGCGGCGGGCAGTGGACGAAGGGCAAGTCGTGCGACACCTTCGCCCCGACTGGTCCCTGGCTCGCCACGCCGGACGAGGTTCCCGACGCGCGAGCCCTCGCGTTGACCTGTGACGTGAACGGGGAGCGGCGGCAGTCCGGCACCACGGCGCAGATGATCTTCGATCCGTTCGTGGTGGTGCACTACCTGTCGCAGTTCATGACGCTCGAGGCGGGCGACCTGGTCGCCACCGGCACACCGGCGGGGGTCGGGATGGCCGCGAAGCCGCCCCGGTTTCTCTCGGCCGGCGACGTGGTCGAACTGAGTGTCGAGGGCCTCGGCACCCAGCGGCAGGTGCTGCGGCCCGCCTGA
- a CDS encoding PEP-CTERM sorting domain-containing protein (PEP-CTERM proteins occur, often in large numbers, in the proteomes of bacteria that also encode an exosortase, a predicted intramembrane cysteine proteinase. The presence of a PEP-CTERM domain at a protein's C-terminus predicts cleavage within the sorting domain, followed by covalent anchoring to some some component of the (usually Gram-negative) cell surface. Many PEP-CTERM proteins exhibit an unusual sequence composition that includes large numbers of potential glycosylation sites. Expression of one such protein has been shown restore the ability of a bacterium to form floc, a type of biofilm.) has translation MMQAAPSLLRRTLGLAATACTLALPLGAQGSIGAALTTSVGPLTRDPAGFQSFGQSFTAPTFASRLTSFSLSFSSFFNGGALTFDAYVYGFSTATQSITGPALWSQLDVAGSANEFDFDTRTFNTGDLQLGSGGTYLFLITTSNQGAVPMDAANLVGANDTDDYSGGAFWIAGNGDDAGALASPGAFMSVAGITDAAFAATLVTPEPASIVLMGTGLLVLGAVSRRRSRGRRS, from the coding sequence ATGATGCAGGCAGCCCCTTCCCTCCTCCGCCGCACGCTCGGTCTCGCGGCCACCGCATGCACCCTCGCGCTGCCACTCGGCGCGCAGGGCAGCATCGGCGCGGCGCTCACCACCAGCGTCGGGCCACTGACCCGCGACCCAGCGGGCTTCCAGTCGTTCGGGCAGTCGTTCACGGCGCCGACGTTCGCATCACGACTGACGTCGTTCAGCCTCTCGTTCTCCAGCTTCTTCAACGGCGGCGCCCTCACGTTCGACGCCTACGTCTACGGCTTCAGCACCGCGACGCAGAGCATCACCGGCCCGGCGCTCTGGAGCCAGCTCGATGTGGCGGGCTCGGCGAACGAATTCGACTTCGACACGCGCACCTTCAACACCGGCGACCTGCAGCTCGGCTCGGGCGGGACGTACCTCTTCCTGATCACCACGTCGAACCAGGGCGCGGTGCCGATGGACGCGGCGAACCTCGTCGGCGCGAACGACACCGACGACTACAGCGGCGGCGCGTTCTGGATCGCCGGCAATGGCGACGATGCCGGCGCGCTGGCGTCGCCGGGCGCATTCATGTCGGTGGCCGGGATCACCGACGCGGCGTTTGCCGCCACGCTCGTCACCCCCGAGCCGGCGAGCATCGTGCTCATGGGCACGGGGCTGCTGGTGCTCGGCGCCGTCAGCCGCCGCCGTTCAAGGGGACGGAGATCTTGA
- a CDS encoding DUF4331 family protein has product MSTRLFARLSAAALLLLTVAACSDDNDGGSTSPDVTRTYNQVERLGNPLVSEVFFAKRDHGLHNSTAPATDVANGFGDKIKGFTNAFNRGPTIANTLAAVLVPDVLLVYPNRDGATAGWLSWALASGYGGRKLQDDVVDAGLTAVFGRLLDPSAAVVTGLTSDNISTSTRTYGTAFPYLEAAR; this is encoded by the coding sequence ATGTCGACTCGCCTTTTCGCACGCCTCTCCGCCGCAGCCCTCCTGCTGCTCACCGTCGCCGCCTGCTCCGACGACAACGACGGTGGGTCCACCTCACCCGACGTCACGCGCACCTACAACCAGGTGGAGCGCCTCGGCAATCCCCTCGTCAGCGAGGTCTTCTTCGCGAAGCGGGATCACGGACTCCACAACAGCACTGCGCCGGCCACCGACGTCGCCAACGGATTCGGCGACAAGATCAAGGGGTTCACCAATGCGTTCAACCGCGGCCCCACGATCGCCAACACCCTCGCTGCGGTGCTGGTCCCGGATGTGCTGCTGGTCTACCCGAACCGTGACGGTGCCACCGCGGGCTGGTTGAGTTGGGCGCTGGCCAGCGGCTATGGTGGCCGCAAGCTCCAGGACGACGTGGTCGATGCGGGCCTCACCGCCGTCTTCGGCAGGCTGCTCGATCCGTCGGCAGCGGTCGTCACCGGCCTCACCTCTGACAACATCAGCACCAGCACGCGCACCTACGGCACGGCCTTCCCCTACCTCGAGGCGGCGCGCTGA